One region of Spiroplasma culicicola AES-1 genomic DNA includes:
- the dnaN gene encoding DNA polymerase III subunit beta produces MYFKINRNFFIEEINKCSRIIDYKILSPILTGVFIEVTTDKISLISTNTVVSIKSEVFLGEHDLVISETGSVLIKAKYFLEILRRMDDEIISVSKVEDNVVSLAGDKSEFVLNVLDDVEYPIIAFREKGSSIMVDTQELKKSLNQTIISVNEYNQKIVLSGLNFSVENETFYVTGTDGYRVSRKKIFLPYSVEEKFEANIPYKSVLEITKILSEKNETKINIQDNFICFKVNNTFIQSTLLEGQFPNVSMVFPTDFNTTIYTENRKIVKLISRADIPSEETTSTVVNLILNGESIFVKSNIQQIGSFEEEFKDFEIRGLDEQNIYFNSKFILESLKSFETKTIEINLIDAKKPIVISSNEDQSLSQIILPMFSN; encoded by the coding sequence GTGTATTTTAAAATAAACAGAAATTTTTTTATTGAAGAAATTAATAAATGTAGTAGAATTATCGACTATAAAATTTTAAGTCCTATTCTTACAGGAGTTTTTATAGAAGTAACTACTGATAAAATTTCTTTAATTTCTACAAATACAGTTGTTTCAATAAAAAGTGAAGTTTTTTTAGGAGAACATGATTTAGTTATTAGTGAAACTGGATCAGTTTTAATTAAAGCTAAATACTTCTTAGAAATTTTAAGAAGAATGGATGATGAGATTATTTCAGTTTCAAAAGTTGAAGATAATGTAGTTTCTTTAGCTGGAGATAAATCAGAATTTGTATTAAATGTTTTAGACGATGTTGAATATCCTATTATTGCTTTTAGAGAAAAAGGAAGTTCAATTATGGTTGATACACAAGAATTAAAAAAATCATTAAACCAAACAATTATTTCAGTTAATGAATATAATCAAAAAATTGTTCTAAGTGGTTTAAATTTTAGTGTGGAAAATGAGACATTTTATGTAACAGGAACTGATGGATATCGTGTATCAAGAAAAAAAATATTTTTACCTTACTCTGTAGAAGAAAAATTTGAAGCAAATATACCTTATAAAAGTGTTTTAGAAATTACTAAAATTTTAAGTGAAAAAAATGAAACAAAAATAAATATTCAAGATAATTTTATTTGTTTTAAAGTTAATAATACTTTTATTCAATCAACATTATTAGAAGGACAATTCCCAAATGTAAGTATGGTATTTCCAACTGATTTTAATACAACAATTTATACTGAAAATAGAAAAATTGTTAAATTAATTTCTAGAGCTGATATTCCAAGTGAAGAAACAACATCAACTGTTGTTAATTTAATATTGAATGGAGAAAGTATCTTTGTAAAATCAAATATTCAACAAATAGGAAGTTTTGAAGAAGAATTTAAAGATTTTGAAATTAGAGGATTAGATGAACAAAATATTTATTTTAATTCTAAATTTATTTTAGAATCATTAAAAAGTTTTGAAACAAAGACAATTGAAATTAATTTAATTGACGCAAAAAAACCAATTGTAATTTCTTCAAATGAAGATCAAAGTTTAAGTCAAATAATATTACCAATGTTTTCAAATTAG
- the gyrB gene encoding DNA topoisomerase (ATP-hydrolyzing) subunit B produces MEKKYGASQIQVLEGLEAVRKRPGMYIGNTNKNGLHHMIWEILDNAVDESLAGFCDEITIIMTEENEIIIKDNGRGIPVDLHPKTNKSTLETIFTVLHAGGKFDESTYKISGGLHGVGASVVNALSLYVEAIISRDNVLYHQKFYDGGTKATELKEIGISDSTGSIIKFKPDPEIFKETIEFDFKVVQTKIKQLAFLNKGLKIELYDQKNDKFLSYRFDDGIKDYIKEINSGKEKINEEIFYINDTYEKIEVEVSVQYNDTYDENIFSFCNNIFTSEGGSHEDGFKTSILRSLNTYTNELKNFKGNKFVFEDIKEGMCAVISIKHVDPLYEGQTKAKLSNPDAKDAVNNIVFESFKEFLLKNPNDAKKIIDKILISQKARKAAQRAREDTRRKSAIDNFSLPGKLADCESKDANESELYLVEGDSAGGSAKTGRNRKTQAILSLKGKVLNVEKVKQSKVFENNEIQSIIAAIGSGVKNDFNIAKIRYKKIIIMTDADVDGAHIRVLLLTFFYRYMKELILNGNIYIAQPPLYKIDAGKNKVDYAYSDQELEKLKNEKYKDTKYIIQRYKGLGEMDPIQLWETTMDPTRRTMLQIKVEDAFMANEVFSSLMGESAELRRNFITENAQFVENIDI; encoded by the coding sequence ATGGAAAAAAAATATGGGGCTAGTCAAATTCAAGTTCTTGAAGGTTTAGAAGCTGTAAGAAAAAGACCAGGAATGTATATTGGAAATACAAACAAAAATGGTTTACATCATATGATATGAGAAATTTTAGACAATGCTGTTGATGAATCATTAGCAGGTTTTTGTGATGAAATTACAATTATTATGACAGAAGAAAATGAAATTATTATTAAAGATAATGGAAGAGGAATTCCAGTTGATCTTCATCCTAAAACAAATAAAAGTACATTAGAAACTATTTTTACTGTTTTACATGCAGGAGGAAAATTTGATGAATCTACATATAAAATTTCTGGGGGACTTCATGGAGTTGGTGCTTCTGTAGTTAATGCTTTGTCATTATATGTAGAAGCAATTATTTCAAGAGACAATGTTTTATATCATCAAAAATTTTATGATGGAGGAACTAAAGCAACTGAATTAAAAGAAATTGGAATTTCAGATTCTACTGGTTCAATAATTAAATTTAAACCAGATCCTGAAATTTTTAAAGAAACAATTGAATTTGATTTTAAAGTTGTTCAAACTAAAATTAAACAACTTGCATTTTTAAATAAGGGATTAAAAATTGAATTATATGATCAAAAAAATGATAAATTTTTATCTTATAGATTTGATGATGGAATAAAAGATTATATTAAAGAAATTAATAGTGGTAAAGAAAAAATTAATGAAGAAATTTTTTATATAAATGATACATATGAAAAAATTGAAGTTGAAGTTTCAGTTCAATATAATGATACTTATGACGAAAATATTTTTTCTTTCTGTAATAATATTTTTACAAGTGAAGGTGGATCTCATGAAGATGGATTTAAAACTTCAATTTTAAGATCATTAAATACATATACAAATGAATTAAAAAATTTTAAAGGTAATAAATTTGTTTTTGAAGATATTAAAGAAGGAATGTGTGCAGTTATTTCAATTAAACACGTTGATCCTTTATATGAAGGTCAAACAAAAGCAAAATTATCAAATCCAGATGCAAAAGATGCAGTTAATAATATTGTATTTGAATCATTTAAAGAATTTTTATTAAAGAATCCAAATGATGCAAAAAAAATAATTGATAAAATTTTAATTTCACAAAAAGCAAGAAAAGCAGCTCAAAGAGCAAGAGAAGATACAAGACGTAAATCTGCAATTGATAATTTTTCTTTACCTGGTAAATTAGCAGATTGTGAATCTAAAGATGCAAATGAATCTGAATTATATTTAGTCGAAGGAGATTCAGCTGGGGGAAGTGCCAAAACTGGTAGAAATAGAAAAACTCAAGCTATTCTTTCTTTAAAGGGAAAAGTTTTAAATGTTGAAAAAGTAAAACAATCTAAAGTTTTTGAAAACAATGAGATTCAATCAATAATTGCTGCAATTGGATCTGGGGTTAAAAATGATTTCAATATTGCAAAAATTAGATATAAAAAAATAATCATAATGACTGATGCTGATGTTGATGGTGCACATATTAGAGTTTTATTATTAACTTTCTTTTATAGATATATGAAGGAATTAATTTTAAATGGAAATATTTATATTGCTCAACCACCATTATATAAAATTGATGCTGGAAAAAATAAAGTTGACTATGCATATTCAGATCAAGAATTAGAAAAATTAAAAAATGAAAAATATAAAGATACAAAATATATAATTCAAAGATATAAAGGTCTTGGAGAAATGGATCCAATTCAATTGTGAGAAACAACAATGGATCCAACAAGAAGAACAATGTTGCAAATTAAAGTTGAAGATGCATTTATGGCAAATGAAGTATTTTCTAGCTTAATGGGTGAAAGTGCTGAATTAAGAAGAAACTTTATTACTGAAAATGCTCAATTTGTTGAGAATATTGATATTTAA
- the gyrA gene encoding DNA topoisomerase (ATP-hydrolyzing) subunit A, protein MSDNLGLGKILEIDIKNEVEKDFLEYSMSVIVSRALPDLRDGLKPVHRRIIYAMNDLKITSDTPHKKSARIVGEVIGKYHPHGDSSVYEAMVRMSQDFSYRYPLVEGHGNFGSIDGDGAAAMRYTEARLSKISNMLLKDIDMDTVPYVDNYDASEQEPRYLTGYFPNLLVNGATGIAVGMATNIPPHNLREVISAIIAYIDNNEITIDQILEYIKGPDFPTGALMTNGRSMIEGYRTGKGNLTIRAKIDIEDVNKKQRIVISEIPYQTNKIRIVEKIAELYKNKIITGISDIRDESNYEGIRIVLDLTTNANAQLIIKRLYKYTSLQTNFAINMLSLNNGIPVVLNIKEIIRLYVKHQIEMILKRSLFEKNKLNAKLHILNAIRKTLDHIDEVIKIIRESKTTEIAHQKLNETFGFDEKQSKAILDMRLQRLVGLEREKIEQDISNIEIRIAELEKIINSREEQNIVLKDQLTSIFEKFGDDRRTKIIQEEQTQIDEEELIQDTQMILTLTENGYIRRLTPEEFKTQKRGGKGIIINSYPEDNIVISKMGKTKDDILFFSNEGKVYKIKGYNITQFTRTSRGLPIINFIGINSSEEITSVLPIKNKNKKFKYLVFITMNGVVKKVEINEFDRINNYGKIAIHLDKGDKLVSVVPSSGDNHILIASNKGKIIKVHENEFRAMSRSSRGVKGMTLDKDDKVMTAVSDYGNDSIATISEYGIMKKTLISEYNTFGRGAKGVVGMKLNDKTGKFKSMLAIRDSDEILMISSQGKVIKIQVKDINLQSRNSTGVIGFNLEQDEYITATALEFNKGE, encoded by the coding sequence ATGTCTGATAATTTAGGTCTAGGAAAGATTCTTGAAATAGATATTAAAAATGAAGTTGAAAAAGATTTTTTAGAATATTCAATGAGTGTTATTGTTAGTCGTGCACTTCCAGATTTAAGAGATGGTTTAAAACCAGTTCACAGAAGAATTATTTATGCAATGAATGATTTAAAAATTACTTCAGATACTCCACACAAAAAATCTGCGCGTATTGTTGGTGAAGTAATTGGTAAGTATCATCCACATGGTGATTCATCAGTTTATGAAGCAATGGTTAGAATGTCACAAGATTTTTCATATCGTTATCCACTAGTTGAAGGACATGGTAACTTTGGATCAATTGATGGTGATGGAGCTGCTGCTATGAGATATACTGAAGCAAGATTGTCAAAAATTTCAAATATGCTATTAAAAGATATTGATATGGATACTGTTCCATATGTTGATAATTATGATGCTTCTGAACAAGAACCAAGATATTTAACTGGATATTTTCCAAATTTATTAGTAAATGGTGCAACAGGAATTGCTGTTGGTATGGCAACAAATATTCCACCACACAATTTACGTGAGGTAATTTCTGCAATAATTGCATATATTGATAATAATGAAATTACAATTGATCAAATTTTGGAATATATTAAAGGTCCTGACTTTCCAACAGGAGCATTAATGACAAATGGAAGAAGCATGATTGAAGGTTATAGAACCGGAAAAGGAAATCTTACAATCAGAGCAAAAATTGATATTGAAGATGTTAATAAAAAACAAAGAATAGTTATTAGTGAAATTCCGTATCAAACAAACAAAATTAGAATTGTTGAAAAAATTGCAGAGCTTTATAAAAATAAAATTATTACAGGAATTTCTGATATTCGTGATGAATCAAACTATGAAGGAATTAGAATTGTTTTAGATTTAACAACAAATGCAAATGCTCAATTAATAATTAAACGTTTGTATAAATATACAAGCTTACAAACAAATTTTGCAATTAACATGTTGTCATTAAATAATGGAATTCCAGTTGTTTTAAATATTAAAGAAATAATTCGTCTTTATGTAAAACATCAAATTGAAATGATTTTGAAAAGATCATTATTTGAAAAAAATAAATTAAATGCTAAGTTACATATTTTAAATGCAATTAGAAAAACTTTAGATCATATTGATGAAGTTATTAAAATTATTCGTGAATCTAAAACTACAGAAATTGCACATCAAAAATTAAATGAAACTTTTGGATTCGATGAAAAACAATCTAAAGCAATTTTAGATATGAGATTGCAAAGATTGGTTGGTCTTGAAAGAGAAAAAATTGAACAAGATATTTCAAATATTGAAATTAGAATTGCAGAACTTGAAAAAATTATTAATTCAAGAGAAGAACAAAATATTGTTTTAAAAGATCAATTGACAAGTATTTTTGAAAAATTTGGAGATGACAGAAGAACAAAAATCATTCAAGAAGAACAAACACAAATTGATGAAGAAGAATTAATTCAAGACACTCAAATGATTTTAACTCTGACTGAAAATGGATATATTAGAAGATTAACTCCAGAGGAATTTAAAACTCAAAAACGTGGTGGAAAAGGAATTATTATTAATTCATATCCAGAAGATAATATTGTAATTTCAAAAATGGGAAAAACAAAAGATGATATTTTATTTTTTTCAAATGAAGGTAAAGTTTATAAAATTAAAGGTTATAACATTACTCAATTTACAAGAACATCAAGAGGTTTACCAATTATTAATTTTATAGGAATTAATTCTTCTGAAGAAATTACTTCAGTTCTTCCTATTAAAAATAAAAATAAAAAATTCAAATACCTTGTCTTTATTACAATGAATGGTGTTGTTAAAAAAGTTGAGATTAATGAATTTGATAGAATTAACAATTATGGAAAAATTGCAATTCACCTTGATAAAGGTGATAAGTTAGTTTCAGTTGTTCCTTCATCAGGAGATAATCATATTTTAATTGCTTCTAATAAAGGAAAAATTATTAAAGTACATGAAAATGAATTTAGAGCAATGTCAAGATCATCTCGTGGTGTTAAAGGTATGACTTTAGATAAAGATGATAAAGTTATGACAGCTGTAAGCGATTATGGGAATGATAGTATTGCAACAATTTCAGAATATGGAATTATGAAAAAAACACTTATAAGTGAATACAATACTTTTGGTCGTGGAGCTAAAGGTGTTGTTGGTATGAAACTAAATGACAAGACTGGTAAGTTTAAATCTATGCTTGCAATCCGTGATTCTGATGAAATTTTAATGATTTCATCTCAAGGGAAAGTAATTAAAATTCAGGTTAAAGATATCAATTTACAATCAAGAAATTCAACTGGTGTAATTGGATTCAACTTAGAACAAGACGAATATATTACAGCAACAGCACTTGAATTTAATAAAGGAGAATAA
- the serS gene encoding serine--tRNA ligase: MLDINRIESDFDFVCEQLNKRQKDFTNDLKIVLDLNNKRKELIKEVEELKAQKNKISKEIGILARENKTDEIEKIKTEVTNTGNKIDSLDEQLKNIVEQLNSKLAEIPNVPNENMPVGKDDQDNPEIRRWEEPGLKKSDLAHWDIGQKLNLVNFELGAKISGSRFLVYENNGSKMIRAIADILLNKHKSNGYKEMWLPLLVNSENMYGTGQLPKFEEDAYKVDDQYLIPTSEVPLTNVVRNEILDHKQLPMYLTAFTQCFRREAGSAGRDTKGMIRLHQFNKVEMVKIVHPNNSYQELESMVNDAEECLKMFEVPYRVVELCTGDVGFSSQKTYDLEVWFPEQNKFREISSCSNCGDFQARRMQARFKNEEGKIEYLHTLNGSGLAIDRLFAAMIENHFDGEKLYLPKVLRPYFDNQEYLK; the protein is encoded by the coding sequence ATGTTAGATATAAATAGAATTGAAAGTGATTTTGATTTTGTTTGTGAACAATTGAATAAACGTCAAAAAGATTTTACAAATGATCTTAAAATAGTTTTAGATTTGAATAATAAAAGAAAAGAATTAATAAAAGAAGTTGAAGAGTTAAAAGCACAAAAAAATAAAATTTCAAAAGAAATTGGAATTTTAGCAAGAGAAAATAAAACTGATGAAATTGAAAAAATAAAAACTGAAGTTACAAATACTGGAAATAAAATTGATTCATTAGATGAACAATTAAAAAATATAGTTGAACAATTAAATTCTAAATTAGCAGAAATACCAAATGTTCCAAATGAAAATATGCCAGTTGGTAAAGATGATCAAGACAATCCAGAAATTAGAAGATGAGAAGAACCAGGATTAAAGAAATCTGATTTAGCTCACTGAGATATTGGACAAAAATTAAATTTAGTTAATTTTGAATTAGGAGCAAAAATTTCAGGTTCTAGATTTCTAGTTTATGAAAATAATGGTTCAAAAATGATTAGGGCTATTGCAGATATTTTATTAAATAAACATAAATCAAATGGTTACAAAGAAATGTGATTGCCATTATTAGTTAATAGTGAAAATATGTATGGTACTGGTCAACTCCCAAAATTTGAAGAAGATGCTTATAAAGTGGATGACCAATATTTAATTCCTACATCTGAAGTTCCATTAACAAATGTTGTTAGAAATGAAATTTTGGATCATAAACAACTGCCAATGTATTTAACTGCTTTTACTCAATGTTTTAGAAGAGAAGCTGGAAGTGCAGGTAGAGACACAAAAGGAATGATTAGATTACATCAATTTAATAAAGTTGAAATGGTAAAAATAGTTCATCCAAATAATTCTTATCAAGAACTTGAAAGCATGGTAAACGATGCAGAAGAATGTTTAAAAATGTTTGAAGTTCCATATAGAGTTGTTGAATTATGTACTGGAGATGTTGGTTTTTCATCACAAAAAACATATGATTTGGAAGTTTGATTTCCAGAACAAAATAAGTTTAGAGAAATATCATCTTGTTCAAATTGTGGAGATTTCCAAGCAAGAAGAATGCAAGCAAGATTTAAAAATGAAGAAGGTAAAATTGAATATTTACATACATTAAATGGATCAGGATTAGCAATTGATAGATTATTTGCAGCAATGATTGAAAACCATTTTGATGGTGAAAAATTATATTTACCAAAAGTATTAAGACCTTACTTTGATAATCAAGAATATTTAAAATAA
- a CDS encoding nucleoside deaminase — protein sequence MNESIFNRLKTEVIKCQKTQDVPVAAILLKEEKIVASGRNIREGKKDISGHAEIKVINKIFKKQKNKNLSEYQMVVTLKPCIMCIGAIEQVNIKNVYYYLENEKCNYNKIDTKINFIKIENNGEFFKTEIQQFFKRLR from the coding sequence ATGAATGAAAGTATTTTTAATAGATTAAAAACTGAAGTTATAAAATGTCAAAAAACACAGGATGTTCCTGTAGCTGCAATTCTTTTAAAAGAAGAAAAAATAGTTGCATCAGGAAGAAATATTCGTGAAGGAAAAAAAGATATATCTGGTCATGCTGAAATAAAAGTTATAAATAAGATCTTTAAAAAACAAAAAAATAAGAATTTAAGTGAATATCAAATGGTGGTGACATTAAAACCTTGCATTATGTGTATTGGTGCAATTGAGCAAGTTAATATAAAAAATGTTTATTATTATTTAGAAAACGAAAAATGTAATTATAATAAGATTGATACAAAAATTAATTTTATAAAAATTGAAAATAATGGCGAGTTTTTTAAAACTGAGATTCAACAATTTTTTAAGAGATTAAGATAA
- the dnaX gene encoding DNA polymerase III subunit gamma/tau — protein sequence MENNKSLYREYRPKNLDDVAGHEGMKDILISQIRSGHYNHAMLFSGQRGTGKTSIAKILAKVINCENVQDYNPCNECTNCKEFNSNSHPDVFEMDAASNNGVDEIRNIKANVATLPALGKYKVYIIDEVHMLTNSAFNALLKTLEEPPKHIIFILATTEFSKIPQTIISRCQTYNFRKINKSSLQNRILKIVTDKNKSISQEALEEIFLLSEGSLRDALNYVEQTMLVAKSEITIDDLKKVFYISTKEDKLNIIKNVFRNNPKEIIEYFESSNNQGIDFQNTTVGILNVLKEIIEYKMTTETQFLNILDQNDLHEFDQISLNDLFTLANNISDAYSNSKNDSSSYQYILINILKTITEITTPISVFKENELVQKNEPKIFKETIEEQKTVEEVKIVEEVEIQKEILIAKEELNIENQEIKTEPVIKNDEENINSKIWNIMESENDEEKFLKLQMLMMVDELKENSKSVEFSDDQILNALINVEKETRKNYESIFLEIISSNQDNLEHLKSVICFYNIKITAANFESLIMIAEDRGLANWINQKLKNTEFRSFVFNKLQKEIAIFCIDKKRWAHIKEEYMFRKNSNTLSLNYQNINIDEFYNQIETNETSNEYLKRAREILNINIKVVD from the coding sequence ATGGAAAATAATAAATCATTATACAGAGAATATAGACCAAAAAATTTAGATGATGTTGCTGGTCATGAGGGAATGAAAGATATTTTAATTTCACAAATCAGAAGTGGACATTATAATCATGCAATGCTTTTTTCTGGCCAAAGAGGTACAGGTAAAACTTCTATTGCAAAAATTTTAGCTAAAGTTATTAATTGTGAAAATGTACAAGATTATAATCCATGTAATGAATGTACAAATTGTAAAGAATTTAATTCTAATTCACATCCAGATGTATTTGAAATGGATGCTGCGTCAAATAATGGGGTTGATGAAATTAGAAATATTAAAGCTAATGTTGCTACTTTGCCTGCATTGGGTAAATATAAAGTATATATAATTGATGAAGTTCATATGTTAACAAATTCAGCTTTTAATGCTCTATTAAAAACTTTAGAAGAACCACCAAAACATATTATTTTTATTTTAGCAACAACTGAATTTTCAAAAATTCCTCAAACAATTATTTCAAGATGTCAGACATATAATTTTAGAAAAATTAATAAATCATCTTTACAAAATAGAATTTTAAAAATTGTAACAGATAAAAATAAGTCCATTTCACAAGAAGCACTTGAAGAAATATTTTTACTATCTGAAGGTTCATTAAGAGATGCATTAAATTATGTTGAACAAACAATGCTAGTAGCAAAAAGTGAAATCACAATTGACGATCTTAAAAAAGTATTTTATATTTCAACTAAGGAAGATAAATTAAATATTATTAAAAATGTTTTTAGAAATAATCCAAAAGAAATAATTGAATATTTTGAAAGTTCTAATAATCAAGGAATAGATTTTCAAAATACAACAGTTGGAATTTTAAATGTTTTAAAAGAAATAATTGAATATAAAATGACAACTGAAACTCAATTTTTAAATATTTTAGATCAAAATGATTTACATGAATTTGATCAAATTAGTTTAAATGATTTGTTTACTTTAGCAAATAATATTTCTGATGCATATTCAAATTCAAAAAATGATTCTTCAAGTTATCAATATATTTTAATTAATATATTAAAAACAATTACTGAAATAACTACACCTATAAGTGTTTTTAAAGAAAATGAATTAGTTCAAAAAAATGAACCAAAAATTTTTAAAGAAACAATTGAAGAACAAAAAACAGTTGAAGAAGTTAAAATAGTTGAAGAAGTTGAAATACAAAAAGAAATTTTGATTGCTAAAGAAGAATTAAATATTGAAAATCAAGAAATAAAAACTGAACCAGTTATTAAAAATGATGAAGAAAATATAAATTCAAAAATCTGAAATATTATGGAATCTGAAAATGATGAAGAGAAATTTTTAAAATTACAAATGTTAATGATGGTTGATGAATTAAAAGAAAATTCTAAGTCGGTTGAATTTTCAGATGATCAAATTTTGAATGCTTTGATTAATGTTGAAAAAGAAACTAGAAAAAATTATGAAAGTATATTTTTAGAAATAATTTCAAGTAATCAAGATAATCTTGAACATTTAAAATCTGTAATATGTTTTTATAATATAAAAATAACAGCTGCAAATTTTGAATCGCTAATAATGATTGCAGAGGATCGTGGACTAGCAAATTGAATAAATCAAAAATTAAAAAATACAGAATTTAGAAGTTTTGTTTTTAATAAATTACAAAAAGAAATTGCAATATTTTGTATAGATAAAAAGAGATGAGCACATATTAAAGAAGAATATATGTTTAGAAAAAATTCAAATACACTTAGTTTAAATTACCAAAATATTAATATTGATGAATTTTATAATCAAATTGAAACTAATGAAACCAGTAATGAATATTTAAAAAGAGCTAGAGAAATTTTAAATATTAATATTAAGGTGGTTGATTAA
- a CDS encoding toprim domain-containing protein, producing MNEILELIKQLDGVGNKAAKKIFFELLTSSQKRETFQKVIDTISKDFKICERCYFYKKNNLCAFCDDKTREQNLICVVSYLSDAQKILDNNFKGLVHVLNGELNFNKNIKPENLKIDKLFDRINKEIEVLLALNLTFEGEVTAGYLASELKNRVKKVSRIARGIPLGGVIDYIDDETLLDAIQNRKSLKKKEQE from the coding sequence ATGAATGAAATTTTGGAATTGATTAAACAACTTGATGGTGTTGGAAATAAAGCTGCAAAAAAAATCTTTTTTGAATTATTAACAAGTTCACAAAAAAGAGAAACATTTCAAAAGGTCATTGATACTATTTCAAAGGATTTTAAAATTTGTGAAAGATGTTATTTTTATAAAAAGAATAATCTTTGTGCTTTTTGTGATGATAAAACAAGAGAACAAAATTTAATTTGTGTAGTTTCGTATTTGAGTGACGCACAAAAGATTCTTGATAATAATTTTAAAGGATTAGTTCATGTTTTAAATGGTGAACTAAATTTTAATAAAAACATTAAACCAGAAAACTTAAAAATAGATAAATTATTTGATAGAATTAATAAAGAAATTGAAGTACTGTTGGCTCTAAATTTAACATTTGAGGGTGAAGTCACAGCTGGGTATTTAGCTAGTGAATTGAAAAATAGAGTAAAAAAAGTTTCTAGAATTGCAAGGGGTATTCCATTAGGAGGAGTCATTGATTATATTGATGATGAAACTTTATTGGACGCAATTCAAAATAGAAAATCATTAAAAAAGAAAGAGCAGGAATAA
- the tmk gene encoding dTMP kinase: MLFISLEGVDGSGKTTISKMLKDSLVQKGYDVLLTREPGGEPLAESIRKIILDTKSAPTPWTETLLYVAARKQHLDTIIIPALKKGTIVICDRFMDSTSAYQGYGRNIGITDVDELQNIVLGMTKPDLTIFFDITPKEAQIRLMNRKRSADRLEKEDLKFHEAVYEGYQMLISENTERIKVIDSRKPINEVLQQVDFLVENAINERMKMRNE; this comes from the coding sequence ATGTTATTTATATCATTAGAAGGTGTTGACGGATCTGGGAAAACAACCATTTCAAAAATGTTAAAAGACTCATTAGTCCAAAAAGGGTATGACGTTTTACTAACAAGAGAACCAGGTGGAGAACCTTTAGCTGAATCAATTAGAAAAATCATTTTGGACACAAAAAGTGCTCCAACTCCTTGAACAGAAACATTATTATATGTTGCTGCAAGAAAACAACATTTAGATACAATAATAATTCCAGCTTTAAAAAAAGGAACAATTGTTATTTGTGATAGATTCATGGATTCAACTTCTGCATATCAAGGTTATGGAAGAAATATTGGTATTACAGATGTTGATGAATTGCAAAATATTGTATTAGGAATGACAAAACCAGATTTAACAATCTTTTTTGATATAACACCAAAAGAAGCTCAAATTAGATTAATGAATAGAAAAAGAAGTGCGGATAGACTTGAAAAAGAAGATTTAAAATTTCATGAAGCAGTTTATGAAGGTTACCAAATGTTAATTTCTGAAAACACAGAAAGAATTAAAGTAATTGATTCAAGAAAACCAATCAATGAAGTTTTACAACAAGTTGACTTTTTAGTTGAAAACGCAATTAACGAAAGAATGAAAATGCGCAATGAATAA